The Pyricularia oryzae 70-15 chromosome 5, whole genome shotgun sequence genome includes a region encoding these proteins:
- a CDS encoding gliotoxin biosynthesis protein GliK — MPSREDNNTTSQPPPYTAAAAINRTVDVEVPSLAATPATVTSHGDSNAQNGKRKYPPISSVPHTTRSRLDAASPPNIPTTYIPAATFSVDSSPEADAAATADTVLYLAYGSNLCAQTFLGMRGIRPLSRTNVAAPSLRLVFDLPGMPYAEPCFANSAPRKLPKVPGGDKPPIPIPEIPPRSGRFATNGHGDPVWDKGLMGVVYEVTREDYAKIVATEGGGSSYQDILVPCLELPPSVSVPEKPSPIPELPKPFLAHTLFVPPKMPVSEDGERDPDEPKKPELPWYARFLGHRRRPDPDYAQPSLRYLNLLREGAREHDLPADYQAWLAELHHYEITTTRQKIGQWLLKLTLFPVLVMTFGLGRLCSDERGIQPLWLQVWTGMFFKMSWKLYDAVMKPLFGDGERTMVKENNATRGQGLNRVVEKPRRRISINQPLEADEEKRPLLKNIR, encoded by the coding sequence ATGCCATCACGCGAGGACAACAATACCACCTCGCAACCCCCGCCatacaccgccgccgccgctatTAACCGGACTGTCGATGTGGAAGTCCCTTCGCTCGCGGCCACACCCGCAACCGTGACTAGTCATGGCGACAGCAACGCCCAAAACGGCAAGAGGAAATACCCTCCAATCTCGTCTGTTCCCCACACCACCCGCTCCCGCCTAGACGCCGCCTCTCCCCCAAACATCCCGACGACCTACATACCGGCCGCCACCTTCTCGGTCGACTCGTCCCCCGAGGCCGACGCTGCCGCCACGGCCGACACGGTCCTCTACCTGGCCTATGGCAGCAACCTGTGCGCCCAGACCTTCCTGGGCATGCGCGGGATCCGACCGCTGTCGCGGACCAACGTCGCCGCGCCCTCGCTCCGCCTCGTCTTTGACCTGCCGGGCATGCCCTACGCCGAACCTTGCTTTGCGAACTCGGCCCCGAGGAAGCTTCCGAAGGTGCCGGGCGGGGACAAACCGCCGATTCCCATCCCGGAGATACCTCCGCGCAGTGGCCGCTTCGCAACCAACGGCCATGGCGACCCCGTCTGGGACAAGGGTCTGATGGGCGTCGTGTACGAGGTCACACGTGAGGACTACGCCAAGATCGTAGCCACCGAGGGCGGCGGGTCGTCGTACCAAGACATACTCGTGCCCTGCCTCGAGCTTCCGCCGTCCGTCTCGGTGCCCGAGAAGCCATCCCCCATCCCGGAGCTGCCCAAGCCGTTCCTCGCACACACTCTCTTCGTCCCGCCAAAGATGCCGGTCAGCGAAGACGGCGAGCGAGACCCCGACGAGCCCAAAAAGCCAGAGCTGCCGTGGTACGCGCGCTTCTTGGGCCATCGACGCCGTCCGGACCCGGACTACGCCCAGCCGAGTCTGCGATACCTCAACCTCCTACGCGAGGGCGCGCGGGAGCATGACCTGCCCGCCGACTACCAGGCATGGCTGGCCGAGCTGCACCACTACGAAATCACCACGACTCGGCAGAAGATTGGACAGTGGCTTCTCAAGCTGACGCTTTTCCCGGTGCTGGTGATGACCTTTGGGCTCGGGCGGCTGTGTTCAGACGAGCGAGGGATCCAGCCGCTGTGGCTGCAGGTGTGGACGGGCATGTTCTTTAAAATGTCTTGGAAGCTGTACGACGCCGTCATGAAGCCGTTGTTTGGTGATGGCGAGCGGACAATGGTCAAGGAGAACAATGCAACAAGAGGCCAGGGCCTGAACAGGGTGGTGGAGAAGCCCAGGAGGAGAATCAGTATCAATCAGCCACTTGAGGCTGATGAGGAGAAGAGACCATTGCTGAAGAATATAAGGTGA
- a CDS encoding glycerol-3-phosphate dehydrogenase, which translates to MLCLRTALAPALRIGLRHCLQVPVLICCHQSLPTSNFAIKRRHPVLSPSASVSALRTTVTMASLGSYAKKHKVTIIGSGNWGSTIAKIVAESTREHKDVFEEDVQMWVFEEKVTIPKDSPYYESEEPQKLTEVINKHHENVKYLPGIKLPSNIIANPSLTDAVRDSSVLVFNLPHEFLGKVCQQLNGHIVPFARGISCIKGVDVSGSGINLFCEVIGEKLGIYCGALSGANVASQIAAEEGVSETTIAYDPPPIDSSRAATPRDRSPNYDSTSANKLPDLTVTSADSNGKDDRGRRTKAKLTPVPESYPPLDHGTLQILFDRPYFSVSMVSDVAGVSLSGALKNIVALAAGFVDGKGWGSNVQSAVIRVGLAEMLKFAREFFGESVDPFTILLESAGVADVITSCISGRNFRCASMAVKRGVSVAEIEEKELNGQKLQGTSTAKEVNSLLKARGREGDYPLFTTVNEILEGKARVDDLPKLVIRQKHTIEKSG; encoded by the exons ATGCTTTGTCTCCGGACTGCACTCGCTCCAGCCCTTCGAATTGGCTTGCGCCATTGCCTTCAGGTTCCTGTATTGATCTGTTGCCATCAAAGTTTACCGACCAGCAACTTCGCTATCAAAAGGCGGCACCCTGTCTTATCTCCTTCTGCCTCCGTCTCCGCTTTGCGAACGACCGTAACCATGGCTTCACTTGGGAGCTACGCGAAGAAACACAAGGTCACGATCATTGGATCGGGGAACTGGGGCTCTACCATTGCCAAGATTGTGGCCGAGAGCACAAGAGAACACAAGGATGTTTTCGAAGAAGATGTGCAGATGTGGGTGTTTGAGGAGAAGGTTACAATCCCAAAGGATTCGCCATACTACGAGAGCGAAGAGCCACAAAAGCTCACAGAGGTAATCAACAAACACCACGAAAACGTCAAGTACCTCCCTGGTATCAAACTGCCATCCAACATCATTGCCAACCCCTCGCTCACCGACGCTGTCCGCGACTCATCCGTCCTCGTCTTCAACTTGCCCCATGAGTTCCTCGGCAAGGTTTGCCAGCAGCTCAATGGTCACATTGTACCATTTGCCCGAGGAATATCTTGCATCAAGGGCGTGGACGTGTCGGGCTCCGGCATCAACCTGTTTTGCGAGGTCATCGGCGAGAAATTGGGCATTTACTGTGGTGCACTCTCCGGAGCCAACGTGGCATCTCAGATTGCTGCAGAGGAAGGCGTCAGCGAGACCACTATCGCCTACGACCCGCCGCCCATTGACAGCAGCCGCGCGGCTACTCCCCGCGACCGCTCGCCTAACTACGATTCCACCAGCGCAAACAAGCTTCCTGACTTGACCGTGACGTCGGCCGACTCCAACGGGAAAGATGACAGGGGCCGCAGGACCAAGGCGAAACTGACTCCTGTACCTGAGTCGTATCCGCCACTCGACCACGGGACATTGCAAATTCTCTTCGACCGTCCTTACTTTTCCGTTTCCATGGTGTCTGACGTGGCTGGCGTGTCGCTCAGCGGTGCCTTGAAGAACATCGTCGCCCTCGCTGCTGGATTTGTCGACGGCAAGGGCTGGGGTTCCAACGTGCAGTCGGCAGTGATTCGAGTTGGCCTGGCAGAAATGCTCAAATTCGCCCGCGAGTTCTTTGGGGAGTCGGTCGATCCGTTCACGATTCTGCTCGAAAGTGCCGGCGTGGCTGATGTCATCACATCATGCATCAGTGGAAGAAATTTCCGTTGCGCGAGCATGGCAGTCAAGCGAGGTGTATCCGTTGCTGAAATCGAGGAAAAGGAACTTAATGGACAGAAGTTGCAGGGAACCTCTACCGCCAAAGAAGTAAACAGCCTGTTGAAGGCACGTGGCAGGGAGGGCGACTATCCCCTGTTCACCACTGTTAATG AAATTCTTGAAGGCAAGGCGAGAGTGGACGACCTTCCCAAGCTCGTCATCCGACAAAAGCACACCATCGAGAAATCAGGCTAG
- a CDS encoding glycogen debranching enzymye yields MIPRTMISNEVYYLPLNDDGSPQVQGEYIYLAPKSNEPFTIRFAIEGTSSICRQGSLWVNIPEPGVEFRRDQFREFKLVPDFNRTIEISIPVHLPGAYAFYTTYAKLPELEQTAGADSSPSSTDKNKTQLYYIDVAPRLQLDGRPLPLPALSIFSVISKFMGKYPNDWERHLRGISDRGYNMIHFTPLQTRGTSNSPYSLYDQLSWDPECFPEGEKDIKKLVDSLEKNHSLLSLTDIVLNHTADNSEWLLEHPEAGYNLTTAPWLELPFLIDTKLLELGFNLAKLGLPTEVKSEADVLAIMDAVKKEVISAIRMWEYYVVDVESNAEVAAEAWAAGKGSFPDGSLGTEGPAGLKSASLSERAQFVIKYGLSGTDRMGERFRRKVVPEVAAGVLDALLGRPEGHQGPDSGAARQKMIEILQAVNVPFYEEYDKDSAEILEQTFNRIKYVRLDEHGPKLGPINEANPLVETYFTRLPRNEKTAKHKKEDLVLVNNGWVWGGNALVDNAGPDSRVYLRREVIVWGDCVKLRYGAGPEDSPYLWDRMTKYSRMLAKYFAGFRIDNAHSTPIHVAEHILDEARRVRPDLYVCGELFTGSEEMDYVFVKRLGLSSLIREAMQAWSTGELSRLVHRHGGRPIGSFEVDEVSRGDASPTSPHPQSPQVNGGTTDEMWSSREIIRRIKPSPVQALFMDCTHDNEVPAQKRDARDTLPNAALVSMCASATGSVMGYDEIYPKLVDLVNETRLYTSESSAREVKVGSGKGGIGGLKKLMNQIHTLMGKDGYDETHIHHEDQYITVHRVHPQSRKGYFLIAHTAYPGYGNGNGAFNPVHLTGTKVRHLGSWTLEVDDSEEARKNVLEDKKHLRGLPSRVIDLPGIRMEVKGSDTVITVRDRFPPGSIALFETYIPAAEHSAGLDTYVTSQAQDAFAGLNLIDMNFMMYRCEAEERDWSGGSDGVYGIPGHGNLVYAGLQGWWSLLEGIIRDNNLAHPLCQNLREGQWALDFIIGRLERASKTPEFSRLEKPTRWLKDRFDAIRGIPSFLLPRYFALVMRTAYMACFERSVSLMNENVAKGQWFLKSLAMVSTQETGIVKSASLYPDHLVPSLAAGLPHFAVDWARCWGRDIFISLRGLFLGTGRFDEAREHILAFASVLKHGMIPNLLGAGRTPRYNARDSIWFFLQCIQDYTRLVPNGLSLLDEKVKRRFLPYDDTYFDAEDSRAYSTQSTIRDIIQEALQRHASGMSFREANAGPSLDMQMSDKGFDLEVKVDWDTGFVLGGNQFNCGTWMDKMGESEKAGSKGVPGTPRDGAAVEITGLMYSTVKWVAKLHSSGEFPYSGVSKAAVGPDQDPKSVNVDVSYADWAELVKSNFERCYFVPLDPSEDSKYDVNPSVINRRGIYKDLYRSGKEYEDYQLRPNFPIAMTVAPDLFDEAHAMHALCIADQVLRGPQGMATLDPADLNYRPYYVNSEDSTDFATSKGRNYHQGPEWLWPTGFFLRALLKFLLKRTHSAEDGESAATEAFQQVTRRLMGCKAMIKESPWAGLQELTQKDGGFCGDSCPTQAWSASCLIDLYMDADEEQARMQKGVGVNGSSQKN; encoded by the exons ATGATACCAAGGACAATGATTTCCAACGAGGTGTACTACCTACCTCTCAACGACGATGGGTCGCCCCAAGTCCAGGGCGAGTACATTTACCTCGCGCCTAAGTCGAACGAGCCGTTTACCATCAGGTTTGCCATAGAGGGCACTTCGAGCATCTGTCGTCAAGGCAGCTTGTGGGTAAATATTCCGGAGCCAGGAGTAGAGTTTCGCAGAGATCAGTTCCGAGAGTTCAA GCTTGTGCCCGACTTCAATCGAACAATCGAAATCTCGATACCTGTCCACCTGCCTGGCGCTTATGCCTTCTACACCACCTACGCCAAGCTTCCTGAGCTCGAGCAGACTGCAGGTGCCGATTCCTCACCATCATCGACCGACAAGAACAAGACACAGCTGTACTACATCGATGTCGCACCGAGGCTGCAGCTCGACGGGCGGCCGCTGCCTCTGCCCGCCTTGTCAATCTTCTCAGTCATTAGCAAGTTCATGGGCAAATACCCCAATGACTGGGAGCGTCACCTTCGAGGGATTAGCGACCGCGGTTACAACATGATTCATTTCACACCGCTGCAGACACGCGGAACTTCCAATTCACCATACAGTCTGTACGATCAGCTCAGCTGGGACCCAGAATGCTTCCCCGAGGGTGAGAAGGACATTAAGAAACTTGTCGACAGTCTGGAGAAGAACCATTCTCTACTGAGCTTGACCGACATTGTCTTGAATCACACCGCGGACAACAGCGAATGGCTCCTGGAGCATCCTGAGGCTGGCTACAATTTGACAACGGCGCCATGGCTTGAGCTGCCATTCCTCATCGATACCAAACTTCTCGAGCTTGGCTTCAACCTGGCTAAGCTCGGTCTGCCGACAGAGGTCAAGTCAGAGGCTGATGTTCTGGCCATCATGGATGCTGTCAAGAAGGAGGTCATCAGCGCCATCCGCATGTGGGAGTACTATGTCGTAGACGTGGAATCCAACGCGGAAGTCGCCGCGGAAGCCTGGGCTGCCGGAAAAGGCTCCTTCCCCGACGGCTCCCTTGGTACTGAGGGTCCTGCCGGCCTCAAGTCCGCCAGCTTGTCAGAACGGGCACAGTTTGTCATCAAGTATGGCCTTTCAGGAACTGACCGGATGGGTGAGCGGTTCAGGCGAAAGGTGGTACCGGAAGTAGCTGCTGGCGTGCTAGATGCGCTGCTCGGGCGACCTGAGGGTCACCAAGGTCCAGACTCTGGTGCTGCTCGGCAGAAGATGATCgaaattcttcaggccgtcAATGTACCCTTCTACGAAGAGTACGACAAGGACAGTGCCGAGATTCTTGAGCAGACTTTCAATCGGATCAAGTACGTACGTTTGGACGAGCACGGCCCGAAGCTGGGACCGATAAACGAGGCAAACCCACTAGTGGAGACTTACTTCACCCGTCTACCCCGAAACGAGAAGACGGCCAAGCACAAGAAGGAGgatctcgtcctcgtcaacaATGGCTGGGTATGGGGTGGAAACGCTCTCGTTGACAACGCAGGACCAGATTCCCGTGTCTACCTTCGTCGCGAGGTCATTGTTTGGGGCGATTGTGTTAAGCTGCGCTATGGCGCTGGTCCTGAGGACAGCCCATACCTTTGGGATCGGATGACAAAGTACTCGCGAATGCTCGCCAAATACTTTGCTGGTTTCCGTATCGACAACGCGCATTCCACGCCTATCCATGTCGCCGAGCACATACTGGATGAGGCTAGGCGAGTGCGCCCCGACCTGTACGTGTGTGGTGAGCTCTTCACTGGAAGCGAGGAAATGGACTACGTCTTTGTGAAGCGACTCGGGCTGAGCTCGTTGATCCGAGAAGCCATGCAGGCATGGAGCACTGGCGAACTCAGTCGTCTCGTTCATCGCCATGGCGGTCGCCCGATTGGTAGCTTCGAGGTAGACGAGGTTTCTAGGGGCGACGCCTCGCCGACCTCGCCGCACCCCCAATCACCCCAGGTTAATGGTGGAACGACGGATGAAATGTGGTCCTCGCGGGAGATCATTCGCCGCATCAAACCGTCGCCCGTTCAGGCTCTCTTCATGGATTGCACTCATGACAACGAGGTTCCAGCACAGAAGCGCGATGCGAGAGATACTCTACCCAACGCTGCACTGGTCAGCATGTGCGCGAGTGCCACCGGTAGCGTCATGGGCTATGACGAAATCTATCCCAAGCTCGTAGACCTGGTCAATGAGACCCGCCTATACACCTCCGAGTCATCTGCTCGTGAAGTTAAGGTCGGAAGCGGCAAAGGTGGAATTGGCGGGCTGAAAAAGCTCATGAACCAAATTCACACTCTGATGGGCAAGGATGGATATGATGAGACGCATATCCACCATGAGGATCAGTACATTACAGTCCACAGGGTGCACCCCCAGTCACGGAAGGGATACTTCCTCATTGCCCACACTGCCTATCCCGGATATGGCAACGGCAACGGTGCCTTCAATCCCGTTCATCTCACGGGAACCAAGGTCAGGCACCTGGGTAGTTGGACACTCGAGGTGGACGACAGCGAGGAAGCGAGGAAGAATGTGTTGGAAGACAAGAAACATCTTCGCGGACTTCCCAGCCGTGTGATTGACCTGCCTGGCATTCGCATGGAAGTCAAGGGCAGCGACACGGTCATCACCGTTCGTGATCGGTTCCCCCCTGGCAGTATTGCCTTGTTTGAAACCTACATCCCTGCCGCCGAGCACTCGGCCGGTCTGGACACTTATGTTACTTCGCAAGCGCAGGATGCCTTTGCCGGACTGAACCTAATCGACATGAACTTTATGATGTACCGATGCGAGGCCGAAGAGCGCGACTGGAGCGGGGGAAGCGACGGCGTCTACGGTATACCTGGTCATGGCAACCTTGTATACGCCGGTCTCCAGGGTTGGTGGAGTCTCCTTGAGGGTATAATCCGCGACAACAACCTCGCCCACCCCTTGTGCCAGAACCTCCGCGAAGGCCAGTGGGCTTTGGACTTCATCATCGGTCGACTTGAGCGTGCCTCAAAGACACCAGAGTTCTCTCGACTCGAAAAGCCTACGCGATGGCTGAAGGATCGCTTCGATGCCATTCGTGGCATCCCAAGCTTCCTACTTCCTCGCTACTTTGCCCTGGTCATGCGTACGGCGTACATGGCCTGCTTTGAACGTAGCGTTTCGCTGATGAATGAGAATGTGGCCAAGGGTCAGTGGTTTCTCAAGAGTCTTGCCATGGTCAGTACACAGGAGACGGGTATTGTCAAATCGGCGTCGCTCTATCCCGACCATCTGGTCCCCTCGTTGGCTGCTGGCTTGCCGCACTTTGCTGTCGATTGGGCAAGATGCTGGGGCAGAGACATTTTTATCTCGCTGAGAGGCCTGTTCCTCGGCACGGGAAGATTCGATGAGGCCCGGGAACACATACTCGCCTTTGCAAGTGTTCTCAAGCACGGCATGATTCCCAACCTACTAGGTGCTGGACGTACACCCCGATACAATGCCCGCGATTCAATCTGGTTCTTCCTGCAGTGTATCCAAGACTACACTCGCTTGGTGCCAAACGGCCTTTCCCTGCTGGACGAGAAGGTGAAGCGTCGTTTCCTTCCTTATGACGATACATACTTTGACGCTGAAGATTCTCGTGCCTACTCCACACAGAGCACTATCCGGGACATCATACAAGAGGCTCTGCAGCGTCACGCGAGTGGAATGTCTTTCCGCGAAGCCAATGCCGGACCCAGTTTGGATATGCAAATGAGCGATAAAGGCTTTGATCTCGAGGTTAAAGTCGATTGGGACACGGGATTTGTTCTCGGTGGCAACCAGTTCAACTGCGGTACTTGGATGGACAAGATGGGTGAGAGCGAAAAGGCTGGGTCCAAGGGAGTTCCCGGCACCCCCCGCGATGGCGCAGCCGTCGAGATCACAGGTTTGATGTACAGCACAGTCAAGTGGGTAGCCAAGCTGCACTCATCGGGCGAGTTTCCATACAGCGGTGTGAGCAAGGCTGCCGTCGGTCCCGATCAGGACCCCAAGAGTGTCAACGTGGACGTGTCGTATGCGGACTGGGCCGAGCTTGTCAAGTCCAACTTTGAGCGCTGCTATTTTGTCCCGCTCGATCCGTCGGAGGACTCGAAGTACGATGTCAACCCATCCGTCATCAACCGTCGTGGCATCTACAAGGACCTGTACCGATCCGGCAAGGAGTATGAGGACTACCAACTCAGGCCGAACTTCCCCATCGCGATGACGGTTGCACCAGACCTGTTCGACGAAGCCCACGCCATGCACGCGCTCTGCATTGCCGACCAGGTGCTTCGCGGTCCTCAGGGCATGGCAACTCTGGACCCGGCGGACCTTAATTACAGACCTTACTACGTGAACAGCGAAGACAGCACCGACTTTGCAACATCAAAGGGCAGGAACTACCATCAAGGACCGGAGTGGTTGTGGCCGACAGGATTCTTCCTGCGCGCGCTGCTCAAGTTCCTTCTCAAACGCACACATTCGGCTGAAGATGGTGAGAGCGCGGCCACCGAGGCGTTCCAGCAGGTCACAAGGCGTCTGATGGGCTGCAAGGCCATGATCAAAGAGAGCCCTTGGGCTGGTCTGCAGGAGCTGACACAGAAAGATGGTGGATTCTGTGGAGATTCG TGCCCAACACAGGCTTGGTCGGCTAGCTGCCTCATTGACCTCTACATGGATGCGGACGAAGAGCAGGCCAGGATGCAAAAGGGTGTCGGCGTTAACGGGTCGTCGCAAAAGAACTAG